Proteins from a single region of Fusobacterium gonidiaformans ATCC 25563:
- a CDS encoding ATP-dependent DNA helicase: MKGKVYMDIAELSHHIPNFEYRKEQVDMMNAIRESLEADRKIIIEAGTGTGKTLAYLIPTLEWAIENKKKVICTTNTINLQEQLLFKDLPIAKNIINKHFSYLLVKGRNNYICKRLFHNFILGNSLDISTLSSEQKKQFDYLKSWGKMTEFGDKAELPFEVDSDIWEMIQSSSEFCQGKRCPFREECFYMKNRALKASADLIVCNHHIFFADLNVRNSVDFDAEYLILPKYDVVVFDEAHNIESVARSYFSLEVSRYSFVRMLNQIQNQEKTKKRKVLPALETLLQSLPTEKKQEKEFRKALQNIEQEHLKCLEIGLDFFETLANHFLKNHQGKISKSLQKDEMLFSPFLSPLREKKDHFILAMKSYSIALDYFYSQVKDGEEQNQYLMDFQNFAFKLKSFLATFQEIHQFDNDDFVYWIEANAKYKNAALVAAPLNIDQILKESLFVHLERLIFTSATLAVNGDFSYFKIAVGLEEDTMEKMIPSPFFYDDQMTVYIPSDLVDPDKSFDFVEEVSEFLKQLFLKTGGRAFVLFTSYSSLNQIYYSMLEDLQEAGITVLLHGEKPRSQLISDFKRVENPVLFGTSSFWEGVDIQGEQLRNVVIIKLPFLVPSDPVVSAISAKFEKQKRNPFMEYQLPEAVIKFKQGIGRLVRSKEDYGNIFILDNRILKKRYGKVFLDSIPSKNIQILEKNQILKIVK, translated from the coding sequence ATGAAAGGAAAAGTATATATGGATATTGCAGAATTATCTCATCATATTCCAAACTTTGAATATCGAAAAGAACAAGTAGATATGATGAATGCAATTCGAGAATCTCTAGAAGCAGATAGAAAAATTATAATAGAAGCCGGTACCGGTACCGGAAAAACTTTGGCGTATTTAATTCCAACTTTAGAATGGGCTATTGAAAATAAAAAAAAGGTGATTTGTACAACCAATACGATCAATTTACAAGAACAACTTCTTTTTAAAGATTTACCCATTGCAAAAAATATTATCAACAAACATTTTTCTTACTTATTAGTAAAAGGAAGAAATAACTATATTTGTAAACGATTATTCCATAATTTTATCTTAGGAAATAGTCTTGATATTTCCACTCTTTCCTCAGAACAAAAAAAACAGTTTGACTATTTAAAATCTTGGGGAAAAATGACAGAATTTGGAGATAAAGCGGAACTCCCTTTTGAAGTAGATAGTGATATTTGGGAAATGATTCAAAGCAGTAGTGAATTCTGTCAAGGAAAACGTTGCCCTTTTCGAGAAGAATGTTTCTATATGAAAAATCGAGCCTTGAAAGCAAGTGCTGATTTGATTGTCTGCAATCATCATATTTTTTTCGCAGATTTAAATGTAAGAAATAGTGTAGATTTTGATGCAGAATATTTAATTTTACCGAAATATGATGTTGTTGTCTTTGATGAAGCACATAATATAGAAAGTGTAGCAAGATCTTATTTTTCTTTAGAAGTTTCTCGATATAGTTTTGTACGAATGTTAAATCAAATACAAAATCAAGAGAAAACTAAAAAAAGAAAAGTATTACCTGCTTTGGAAACTCTACTACAATCTTTACCCACAGAAAAGAAACAAGAAAAAGAGTTTCGAAAAGCCTTACAAAATATAGAACAAGAACATTTAAAATGTTTAGAAATCGGCTTAGATTTTTTTGAAACTTTAGCGAATCATTTTTTAAAAAATCATCAAGGAAAAATTTCCAAAAGTTTACAAAAAGATGAGATGCTTTTTTCGCCTTTTCTTTCTCCTCTTCGAGAAAAAAAAGATCATTTTATCTTAGCGATGAAATCTTATAGCATTGCCTTAGACTATTTTTATTCTCAAGTAAAGGATGGAGAAGAACAAAATCAATATTTGATGGATTTTCAAAATTTTGCTTTTAAATTAAAAAGTTTTTTAGCAACATTTCAAGAAATTCACCAATTTGATAATGATGATTTTGTCTATTGGATAGAAGCAAACGCGAAATATAAAAATGCTGCTCTTGTTGCAGCTCCTTTAAACATCGATCAAATTTTAAAGGAATCTTTATTTGTTCATTTAGAACGCTTGATTTTTACTTCTGCGACTCTAGCAGTCAATGGGGATTTTTCGTATTTTAAAATTGCTGTCGGCTTAGAAGAAGATACTATGGAAAAAATGATTCCTTCCCCTTTCTTCTATGATGATCAAATGACAGTGTATATCCCTAGTGATTTAGTGGATCCTGATAAGAGTTTCGACTTCGTAGAAGAAGTTTCTGAATTTTTAAAACAATTATTTTTAAAAACAGGAGGACGTGCTTTCGTTCTTTTTACATCTTATTCTAGCTTAAATCAAATTTATTATTCTATGTTAGAAGATTTACAAGAGGCAGGAATTACTGTTTTATTACATGGAGAAAAACCAAGAAGTCAGTTGATTTCAGACTTTAAACGAGTAGAAAATCCTGTCCTGTTTGGAACTTCCTCTTTTTGGGAAGGAGTAGATATCCAAGGAGAACAATTACGAAATGTCGTGATTATCAAATTACCATTTTTGGTTCCTAGTGATCCTGTGGTATCTGCAATCAGTGCAAAATTTGAAAAGCAAAAACGAAACCCCTTTATGGAATATCAACTTCCGGAAGCTGTTATAAAATTTAAACAAGGAATTGGACGTTTAGTTCGTAGCAAAGAAGACTATGGAAATATTTTTATCTTAGATAACCGAATTTTAAAAAAACGTTATGGAAAAGTTTTCTTAGACTCTATTCCCAGTAAAAATATTCAAATATTAGAAAAAAATCAAATCTTAAAAATCGTAAAGTGA
- the nagE gene encoding N-acetylglucosamine-specific PTS transporter subunit IIBC, with translation MFSYLQKIGKALMVPVAVLPAAAILMGIGYWIDPTGWGANSQLAAFLIKAGAAIIDNMAILFAVGVAFGMSKDKNGAAALTGLVAFQVVTTLLSSGSVAQLLSIAPEEVNPAFGRINNQFIGILCGVISAELYNRFSGIELPKFLAFFSGKRFVPIITSGVMIVVSFILMYVWPLIFSALSSFGVKIASMGAVGAGIYGFFNRLLIPVGLHHALNSVFWFNLAGINDIGRFWGAPDAAYADLPAAIQGAYHVGMYQAGFFPIMMFGLLGACAAFVKTAKVENRAKVMSIMTAAGFASFFTGVTEPIEFAFMFVAPVLYLLHAVLTGIAVFLAASFNWMAGFGFSAGLVDLVLSSRNPNAHNWYMLIVLGIIFFVVYYLVFYVAITKFDLKTPGREVEEEEIQAQQKEKISNNLLANQLIPLLGGSENIEEIDYCTTRLRLRVKESANINDKEIKKLVPGLLKPSKNTVQVIIGPEVEFIADEMKRVLNK, from the coding sequence ATGTTTAGTTATCTACAAAAAATTGGAAAAGCATTGATGGTTCCTGTTGCAGTATTACCGGCCGCTGCTATTTTGATGGGAATTGGGTATTGGATTGACCCTACTGGTTGGGGAGCAAATAGCCAATTGGCTGCTTTTTTAATAAAAGCAGGAGCAGCTATCATCGATAATATGGCGATTTTATTTGCAGTTGGAGTAGCTTTTGGAATGTCAAAAGATAAAAATGGAGCTGCTGCTTTAACCGGTTTGGTAGCTTTTCAAGTAGTAACAACTTTATTATCTTCTGGATCGGTTGCTCAATTGTTGAGTATTGCTCCTGAAGAAGTAAATCCGGCTTTTGGAAGAATTAACAATCAATTCATTGGAATTTTATGTGGAGTCATTTCAGCAGAACTATATAATCGATTTAGTGGAATTGAACTTCCTAAGTTTTTGGCATTCTTTAGTGGAAAAAGATTTGTTCCTATTATTACTTCTGGAGTTATGATAGTGGTATCTTTTATTTTAATGTATGTTTGGCCATTGATTTTCTCAGCTTTATCAAGTTTTGGAGTAAAGATTGCATCGATGGGTGCTGTTGGAGCAGGAATTTATGGTTTCTTTAATAGATTGTTAATTCCGGTTGGATTACATCATGCTTTGAATTCTGTATTCTGGTTTAACTTAGCGGGTATCAATGACATTGGAAGATTCTGGGGAGCTCCGGATGCTGCTTATGCAGATTTACCGGCAGCGATTCAAGGAGCTTATCATGTTGGAATGTATCAAGCAGGATTCTTCCCAATTATGATGTTTGGATTGTTGGGAGCTTGTGCAGCATTTGTTAAGACTGCAAAAGTAGAAAATAGAGCAAAAGTAATGTCTATTATGACAGCGGCAGGATTTGCAAGTTTCTTTACAGGAGTTACAGAACCGATTGAATTTGCATTTATGTTTGTAGCCCCAGTATTGTATCTATTACATGCTGTGTTAACTGGAATAGCTGTATTCTTAGCTGCAAGTTTTAACTGGATGGCAGGATTTGGTTTCTCAGCAGGATTAGTTGACTTAGTTTTATCTTCTAGAAATCCGAATGCACATAATTGGTATATGTTAATTGTATTAGGAATTATATTCTTCGTTGTTTATTACTTGGTATTCTATGTAGCAATTACAAAATTTGATTTAAAAACACCTGGAAGAGAAGTGGAAGAAGAAGAAATACAAGCTCAACAAAAAGAAAAAATTTCTAATAATTTATTAGCAAACCAATTGATTCCTTTATTAGGGGGAAGTGAAAATATTGAAGAAATTGATTATTGTACTACTCGATTGAGATTGCGTGTAAAAGAAAGTGCAAACATTAATGATAAGGAAATTAAAAAATTAGTTCCTGGACTTTTAAAACCTTCTAAGAATACAGTACAAGTTATCATTGGACCGGAAGTAGAATTTATTGCAGATGAAATGAAACGAGTTTTAAATAAATAA
- a CDS encoding [FeFe] hydrogenase, group A, translating to MTAKRNILLQSALGSVFSISEQLSIETQTPETGTKVIVAGRVEKPGVVDIEEGMTLQDVINAVGGIKNKKQFKAAQFGIPFGGFLTSKHLDKPIDFSLFPENERNMIILSDEDCIISFSKFYIEFLQDMVSENDEKYAAYHQVTHEVERIGRILDRISKGKSNMRDVYLLRYLSDIIKTKLNQKHNMVLEIIDTFYDEIEEHVEDLKCPAGQCIHLLKFKITEKCIGCTACARVCPVQCITGAPKKRHFLDTSRCTHCGQCVSACPVGAIFEGDHTLKLLKDLATPKRLVVAQIAPAVRVAIGEAFGFEAGENVEKKLVAALKAIGFDYVFDTAWAADITIMEEASEFQERLERFYAEDPTVRLPILTSCCPAWVKFIEQNYPDMLDVPSTVKSPMQIFSTIAKDIWAKELGYEREKVTVVGIMPCLAKKYEAARFEFSRGDNYDTDYVISTRELIRIFKETGIDLKELEDEDFDNPLGQYSGAGIIFGRTGGVIEAATRSTIEMITGEKIPQIEFQELRGWEGFRIAELKIGHIELRIGIAHGLEEAAKMLDKIRSGEEFFHAIEIMACKGGCIGGGGQPKALKKQVILEKRAEGLNNIDRSLEIRTSHDNPMVKAIYEKYLDYPLSHKAHELLHTKYFNRTRRNHRQPSK from the coding sequence ATGACCGCAAAAAGAAATATCTTATTACAAAGTGCTTTGGGATCTGTATTTTCTATCTCGGAGCAATTAAGTATTGAGACACAAACCCCTGAAACAGGAACAAAAGTAATTGTAGCTGGCCGAGTGGAAAAACCAGGAGTTGTTGATATTGAAGAAGGAATGACTCTACAAGACGTCATCAATGCTGTCGGTGGTATTAAAAATAAAAAACAGTTTAAGGCTGCTCAATTTGGAATTCCTTTTGGAGGATTTCTGACTTCAAAACATTTAGATAAACCAATTGATTTTTCACTTTTTCCAGAGAACGAAAGAAACATGATTATCTTATCAGATGAGGACTGTATCATTTCCTTCTCAAAATTCTACATTGAGTTTTTACAGGATATGGTTTCTGAAAATGATGAAAAATATGCAGCTTACCACCAAGTGACTCATGAAGTTGAAAGAATTGGAAGAATTTTAGATCGTATCAGTAAGGGAAAATCGAACATGAGAGATGTTTACCTATTACGTTATCTTTCTGATATCATAAAAACAAAATTAAACCAAAAACACAATATGGTGCTAGAAATTATTGACACCTTCTATGATGAAATTGAAGAACACGTTGAAGACTTAAAATGTCCTGCCGGACAATGTATCCATCTATTAAAATTTAAGATTACAGAAAAATGTATTGGTTGTACAGCCTGTGCAAGAGTATGTCCGGTACAATGTATTACAGGTGCCCCTAAAAAGCGACACTTTTTAGATACATCTCGTTGTACTCACTGTGGGCAATGTGTTAGTGCTTGTCCGGTGGGAGCCATCTTTGAAGGAGATCACACTCTAAAACTTCTAAAAGACTTAGCCACTCCTAAAAGATTAGTGGTAGCTCAAATTGCTCCGGCTGTTCGTGTTGCAATTGGAGAAGCCTTTGGCTTTGAAGCAGGGGAAAATGTAGAGAAAAAATTAGTAGCTGCTTTAAAAGCAATTGGTTTTGACTATGTTTTCGATACTGCTTGGGCAGCAGATATTACAATCATGGAAGAAGCGAGTGAGTTTCAAGAACGTCTAGAACGTTTTTATGCAGAAGATCCAACGGTTCGTTTACCTATTCTGACCTCTTGTTGTCCTGCATGGGTAAAATTTATCGAACAAAATTACCCTGATATGTTAGATGTTCCATCAACGGTAAAATCTCCAATGCAAATTTTTTCCACCATTGCCAAGGATATTTGGGCAAAAGAATTAGGATATGAAAGAGAAAAAGTAACAGTAGTAGGAATTATGCCTTGTTTAGCGAAAAAGTATGAAGCAGCTCGTTTTGAATTTTCAAGAGGGGATAATTATGATACGGACTATGTTATTTCTACACGAGAATTGATTCGAATTTTCAAAGAAACAGGAATTGATTTGAAAGAATTGGAAGATGAAGATTTTGATAATCCTTTGGGACAATATTCTGGAGCCGGAATTATCTTCGGAAGAACAGGTGGAGTGATTGAAGCTGCTACTCGTAGTACTATTGAAATGATTACCGGAGAAAAAATTCCTCAAATTGAATTCCAAGAACTACGAGGTTGGGAAGGATTTCGTATTGCTGAACTAAAAATTGGACATATCGAGCTACGAATCGGAATTGCTCATGGATTAGAAGAAGCTGCAAAGATGCTGGATAAAATTCGTTCTGGAGAAGAATTTTTCCACGCTATTGAAATCATGGCTTGTAAAGGTGGATGTATCGGTGGCGGTGGACAACCGAAAGCTCTAAAAAAACAAGTTATTTTGGAAAAAAGAGCAGAAGGTTTAAATAATATTGACCGTTCACTAGAAATTCGTACTTCACACGATAACCCTATGGTAAAAGCTATTTATGAAAAATATCTAGATTATCCTCTAAGCCATAAGGCTCATGAATTATTACATACAAAATATTTCAATCGAACAAGAAGGAATCACAGACAACCATCTAAATAA
- a CDS encoding DUF1456 family protein: protein MTNNDILKRLRYALSISDKLAVKIFHLGKSQVTEEEFCSLLLRTDEDDFKKCSNSLLFSFLDGLIILKRGNLEKPVEEIKITKNNLNNLILRKLKIALNLKSDEMLSFFKLGGAELSSSELSALFRKEGHKNYRECGDKYIRVFLKGLTEYYRK, encoded by the coding sequence ATGACGAATAATGATATTCTAAAAAGATTACGTTATGCTTTAAGTATTTCTGATAAATTAGCTGTTAAAATTTTTCATCTTGGTAAATCCCAAGTAACAGAAGAAGAATTTTGTTCTCTACTTTTGAGAACAGATGAAGATGATTTTAAAAAATGTAGCAATTCCTTATTATTCTCTTTTTTAGATGGCTTAATTATTTTAAAAAGAGGAAATTTAGAAAAACCAGTAGAAGAAATTAAAATTACCAAAAATAATCTCAACAATCTTATTTTAAGAAAATTAAAAATTGCTTTAAATTTAAAAAGTGATGAAATGCTGTCTTTTTTCAAATTAGGAGGAGCTGAGCTTTCTAGTTCAGAATTATCAGCCCTTTTCCGAAAAGAGGGGCATAAAAATTATCGAGAGTGTGGAGACAAATATATTCGTGTTTTTTTGAAAGGATTGACCGAATATTATCGAAAGTAG
- a CDS encoding FprA family A-type flavoprotein, with the protein MYCCTKVTEDVIWIGINDRKTERFENYLPLDNGVTYNSYLIYDEKTCAIDAVEVGQSGPFYAKLENSLGGRKLDYLVVNHVEPDHSGAIKELFRVYPELKVIGNMKTLDMLKAFDEDFPVDAFITIKEKEIFDLGKHKLTFYTMPMVHWPESMCTYDMTDKILFSNDAFGSFGALDGGIFDDEVNHEFYEDEMRRYYSNIVGKYGSSVNAIMKKLSGVDIQYICPSHGILWRSDIGKILGLYQKWANLEPEKEGVVIIYGSMYGHTAEMAEILGRELGNRGIHDVIIYDASRTDHSYIISKIWKYKGLMIGSCAHNNAVYPKVEPLLHKLENYGLKNRYLGIFGTMMWSGGGVKAICEFASKLKGLEVIGDPIEIKGKATSLDIDQLQWLASQMADKLIGERK; encoded by the coding sequence ATGTATTGTTGTACAAAAGTCACAGAAGACGTTATTTGGATAGGGATTAACGACAGAAAAACAGAGAGGTTTGAAAATTATCTTCCTTTAGATAATGGAGTTACTTATAACTCGTATCTAATTTATGATGAAAAAACTTGTGCGATTGATGCCGTAGAAGTAGGTCAAAGTGGTCCCTTCTATGCAAAATTAGAAAACAGCTTAGGAGGAAGAAAGCTAGACTATCTTGTGGTTAACCATGTGGAACCCGATCACTCTGGAGCAATCAAAGAATTATTTCGAGTATATCCTGAATTAAAAGTCATTGGAAATATGAAAACTCTTGATATGCTAAAAGCCTTTGACGAAGATTTTCCAGTCGACGCTTTCATTACTATTAAAGAAAAAGAAATCTTTGATTTAGGAAAACATAAATTAACCTTTTATACAATGCCTATGGTTCACTGGCCTGAATCTATGTGTACCTATGATATGACAGATAAAATTTTATTCTCGAATGATGCTTTTGGAAGTTTTGGAGCTTTAGATGGTGGAATTTTTGATGATGAGGTAAATCACGAATTTTATGAAGATGAAATGAGAAGATATTACTCTAATATTGTAGGAAAATATGGTTCTTCTGTCAATGCCATTATGAAAAAATTATCAGGAGTAGACATTCAATATATTTGCCCTTCTCACGGAATCTTGTGGAGATCTGATATTGGAAAAATCTTAGGACTTTATCAAAAATGGGCAAACTTAGAACCTGAAAAAGAAGGAGTTGTCATCATCTATGGAAGTATGTATGGACATACTGCAGAAATGGCAGAAATTTTAGGAAGAGAATTGGGAAATCGTGGTATCCATGACGTTATCATTTACGATGCTTCTAGAACGGATCACTCTTATATTATTAGTAAAATTTGGAAATATAAAGGACTTATGATTGGTTCTTGTGCTCATAACAATGCAGTCTACCCAAAAGTAGAACCTTTACTTCATAAGTTAGAAAATTATGGTTTAAAAAACCGTTATTTAGGTATCTTTGGAACAATGATGTGGAGTGGTGGAGGTGTCAAAGCCATCTGCGAATTCGCTTCGAAACTAAAAGGATTAGAAGTTATAGGAGACCCTATTGAAATCAAAGGAAAAGCTACTTCTTTAGACATTGATCAACTACAATGGTTAGCCTCTCAAATGGCAGACAAACTAATTGGAGAAAGAAAATAA
- a CDS encoding aminopeptidase P family protein, which produces MITKEILQKRRNELKTLQEADLILLPSNMDSPMNCKDNCYPFIQDASFQYYFGMNYPNLVGVIDLKKKKEYVFGKDFSMSDIIWMGKIKFLKEEAEELGLEFRDLEELPKWIENRKVAITNYYRADTVFYMAKLLGKDPYRLGEHISEELISKIIEQRNHKSNEELEELEKAVNVTREMHLEAMRVTRVGMKEYEVVAALEAVAAKHQCSLSFQTIFSKNGQILHNHRHDNVLQEGDLVILDAGAKLPSGYCGDMTTTFPVSKKYSDRQRKIYNIVIHMFERAEELCRPGITYREVHLEVCKVMVEELKTLGLLYGEVDNIVTAGAHALFMPHGLGHMLGLDVHDMENFGEEKVGYAEFPKSSQFGLSSLRLGRELEEGFVYTIEPGIYFIPDLFELWRKERKFEEFLNYDVIESYMDFGGIRYEGDFVITKDSCRRLGEKMLKYPEEIEEYRKKFL; this is translated from the coding sequence ATGATTACAAAAGAAATTTTACAAAAAAGAAGAAATGAATTAAAGACTTTACAGGAAGCAGATTTGATTCTGCTTCCTTCTAATATGGATTCTCCTATGAATTGTAAGGATAACTGCTATCCATTTATTCAAGATGCCAGTTTTCAATATTATTTTGGTATGAATTATCCAAATTTAGTAGGAGTGATCGACCTCAAAAAGAAAAAAGAATATGTTTTTGGGAAAGATTTTTCTATGAGTGATATTATTTGGATGGGAAAAATTAAATTTTTGAAAGAAGAGGCAGAAGAATTAGGTTTAGAATTTCGAGATTTAGAAGAGTTACCTAAATGGATAGAAAATAGAAAAGTAGCTATTACGAATTACTATCGTGCAGATACTGTTTTTTATATGGCGAAATTATTAGGGAAGGATCCTTATCGTTTAGGAGAACATATTTCAGAAGAGTTGATTTCCAAAATTATTGAACAAAGAAATCACAAATCTAACGAAGAGTTAGAAGAATTAGAAAAGGCGGTTAATGTCACGAGAGAAATGCACTTAGAAGCTATGAGGGTAACAAGAGTAGGAATGAAAGAATATGAAGTGGTAGCTGCCTTAGAAGCGGTTGCAGCAAAACATCAATGTTCCTTATCTTTCCAAACGATTTTTTCGAAAAATGGTCAAATTTTGCATAATCATAGACATGATAATGTGCTACAAGAAGGAGATTTGGTAATTTTAGATGCTGGTGCAAAATTACCAAGTGGATATTGCGGAGATATGACAACAACCTTTCCTGTTTCTAAAAAATATTCAGATAGGCAAAGAAAAATTTATAATATCGTGATTCATATGTTTGAACGAGCAGAAGAACTTTGTAGACCGGGAATTACTTATCGAGAAGTACATTTAGAGGTTTGTAAGGTCATGGTAGAAGAATTAAAAACTTTGGGCTTATTGTATGGTGAGGTAGACAATATTGTAACAGCTGGAGCCCATGCTCTGTTTATGCCTCACGGATTAGGACATATGTTAGGTTTGGATGTTCATGACATGGAAAATTTTGGGGAAGAAAAAGTAGGCTATGCTGAGTTTCCAAAATCAAGCCAATTTGGTTTGTCTTCTTTGCGATTGGGAAGAGAACTGGAAGAAGGTTTTGTTTATACTATTGAGCCGGGAATTTATTTTATTCCAGACTTATTTGAATTGTGGAGAAAAGAAAGAAAGTTTGAGGAATTTTTAAATTATGATGTCATTGAATCCTATATGGATTTCGGTGGAATTCGATATGAGGGGGATTTTGTCATTACAAAAGATTCTTGTAGAAGGCTTGGAGAAAAGATGTTAAAATATCCGGAAGAGATAGAAGAATATAGGAAGAAATTTTTATAA
- the fusA gene encoding elongation factor G, with amino-acid sequence MKVYETSMIRNVSLLGHRGSGKTTLVEAILHSKDVIKKMGSVEQGTTVSDFDKEEERRLFSINTSLIPVEHEDYKINFLDTPGYFDFVGEAISALRVSASAVLVLDATSGVEVGAQKAWRMLEDRKLPRIIFVNKMDKGYVNYGKLLQELKEKFGKKIAPFCIPIGEKEEFKGFVNVVDLVGRIYNGKECVDAPIPEDIDVTEVRSLLMEAIAENDEALMEKYFAGEEFTQEEIEQGLHKGVVSGDIVPVLVGSAMEEVGVHTLLHMIQLYMPTPVELFDGQRIGKDPITQEKKIVDIKTENPFSAIVFKTMVDPFIGKITLFKVNSGVLRKDMEVLNPNKNKKERIAQVMSLMGNKQIEVEELRAGDIGATTKLQYTQTGDTLCQKEYPVMFQEIAFPKPILFSGVKPADKNDDEKLSTCLQRMMEEDPTFKITRNYETKQLLIGGQGEKHLYIILCKIKNKFGVHAELEDVVVAYRETILGKAEVQGKHKKQSGGAGQYGDVHIRFEHSETDFEFVDEIKGGVVPKQYLPAVEKGLLEAREKGILAGYPTINFKATIFDGSYHAVDSNELSFKLAAILAFKKGMEMAKPKLLEPVVRMEIHIPDEYMGDVMGDLNKRRGRVLGMEPNQYGDQVLFVEVPEVEILKYCVDLRAMTQGRGEFQYEFVRYEEVPEILSKKIIEARAEATK; translated from the coding sequence ATGAAAGTTTATGAAACGAGCATGATTAGAAATGTGTCTTTACTTGGACATCGAGGAAGTGGAAAGACAACGTTAGTGGAAGCCATCTTGCATAGTAAGGATGTTATAAAAAAGATGGGGAGTGTTGAACAAGGAACAACTGTTTCTGACTTTGATAAAGAAGAAGAAAGAAGATTATTTTCTATCAATACTTCTTTGATTCCAGTAGAACACGAAGATTATAAGATCAATTTTTTAGATACTCCTGGATATTTTGATTTTGTGGGAGAAGCAATTTCAGCACTTCGTGTATCAGCCAGTGCAGTATTAGTATTGGATGCCACTTCAGGGGTGGAAGTAGGAGCTCAAAAAGCATGGAGAATGTTAGAAGATAGAAAATTACCTCGTATTATTTTTGTCAACAAAATGGATAAGGGATATGTAAATTACGGAAAATTATTACAAGAATTAAAAGAAAAATTTGGTAAAAAAATAGCACCATTCTGTATTCCAATTGGAGAAAAAGAAGAATTTAAAGGTTTCGTTAATGTAGTGGATTTAGTGGGAAGAATTTATAATGGAAAAGAGTGTGTGGATGCCCCAATCCCAGAAGATATTGATGTAACAGAAGTAAGATCTTTGCTCATGGAAGCCATTGCAGAAAATGACGAAGCTTTAATGGAAAAATACTTTGCAGGAGAAGAATTTACACAAGAGGAAATTGAACAAGGACTACATAAAGGAGTTGTATCCGGAGATATTGTCCCTGTTTTAGTTGGATCAGCGATGGAAGAAGTAGGAGTGCATACTTTATTACATATGATACAATTATATATGCCAACTCCAGTGGAATTATTCGATGGACAAAGAATAGGAAAAGATCCGATTACCCAAGAAAAAAAGATTGTAGATATTAAGACAGAAAATCCATTTTCTGCAATTGTTTTTAAAACTATGGTAGACCCTTTTATTGGAAAGATTACCTTGTTTAAAGTCAATTCCGGAGTTTTGAGAAAAGATATGGAAGTATTAAATCCAAATAAAAATAAGAAAGAAAGAATTGCTCAAGTGATGAGCTTAATGGGAAATAAGCAAATTGAAGTAGAAGAACTTCGAGCAGGAGATATCGGAGCTACTACCAAATTACAATATACTCAAACAGGAGATACTTTGTGTCAAAAAGAATATCCTGTGATGTTCCAAGAAATTGCTTTTCCAAAACCTATTTTATTCAGTGGAGTAAAACCTGCTGATAAAAACGATGATGAAAAGTTAAGTACTTGTCTTCAAAGAATGATGGAAGAAGATCCAACCTTTAAAATAACGAGAAATTATGAGACAAAGCAACTTCTAATTGGAGGACAAGGAGAAAAACATCTTTATATTATTCTATGTAAAATTAAAAATAAATTTGGAGTACATGCTGAATTAGAAGATGTTGTAGTAGCCTATCGTGAAACTATTTTGGGAAAAGCAGAAGTACAAGGAAAGCATAAGAAACAATCTGGTGGAGCGGGACAATATGGAGATGTTCATATTCGTTTTGAACATAGTGAAACTGATTTTGAATTTGTCGATGAAATCAAAGGTGGAGTGGTTCCAAAACAATATCTTCCAGCAGTTGAAAAGGGATTATTAGAAGCAAGAGAAAAGGGAATTTTAGCGGGATATCCTACTATCAATTTCAAAGCAACTATTTTTGATGGAAGTTATCATGCGGTAGACTCGAATGAATTATCCTTTAAGCTGGCTGCTATTTTAGCTTTTAAAAAGGGAATGGAAATGGCGAAACCGAAATTATTGGAACCGGTAGTTCGTATGGAAATTCATATTCCTGATGAATATATGGGTGACGTTATGGGTGATTTGAATAAGCGTCGAGGAAGAGTTTTAGGAATGGAACCAAATCAATACGGAGATCAAGTATTATTTGTGGAAGTTCCTGAAGTAGAAATTTTAAAATACTGTGTTGACTTGCGAGCGATGACACAAGGAAGAGGAGAATTCCAATATGAGTTTGTTCGTTATGAAGAAGTTCCGGAAATTCTTTCGAAAAAAATTATAGAAGCAAGAGCGGAAGCGACAAAATAA